One window of the Catenulispora sp. EB89 genome contains the following:
- a CDS encoding diacylglycerol kinase family protein — protein MNQVAVVVHEGKLAALHGDDPCDLLRWALRARGEPAPKLYPTSSGDAGGEAAHAALADGARLVVVCGGDGTVSACAAALAGSGVPMAVVPIGTGNLVARNFGIPQDPAGAVQIAVNGVDRAVDVGRLDVGRLDGAVMVGMAGVGLDAAMVHDAPRWLKRRVGWPAYVVSLVRHLADRGFTATVEVDGERTRYRHVRTVVVGNVGGLHGGLSLFPDAQPDDGVLEVAVLAPRTALGWVPVAGRLLRGRGRGSSSALDRRRGRHIVVSGQHPLRREVDGEPLADGPVLDVVVEPKALLLRVDPGVDRGVDPVGVPDPA, from the coding sequence ATGAACCAGGTTGCGGTCGTGGTCCACGAAGGCAAGCTCGCGGCGCTGCACGGCGACGACCCGTGCGATCTGCTGCGCTGGGCGCTGCGGGCGCGCGGGGAGCCGGCGCCGAAGCTGTATCCCACCAGCAGCGGGGACGCCGGGGGAGAGGCGGCGCATGCGGCGCTCGCTGACGGCGCGCGGCTCGTGGTGGTGTGCGGCGGTGACGGCACGGTGAGCGCGTGCGCCGCCGCGCTGGCCGGGAGCGGCGTGCCGATGGCGGTGGTGCCGATCGGGACGGGGAACCTGGTGGCCCGGAACTTCGGGATCCCGCAGGATCCGGCGGGAGCCGTGCAGATCGCGGTCAACGGCGTCGATCGGGCCGTGGACGTCGGGCGCTTGGACGTCGGGCGCCTCGACGGCGCGGTGATGGTCGGCATGGCCGGCGTCGGGCTGGACGCGGCGATGGTGCACGACGCCCCGCGCTGGTTGAAGCGCCGGGTCGGCTGGCCGGCGTACGTGGTGTCGCTGGTTCGGCATCTGGCGGACCGGGGATTCACCGCGACGGTCGAGGTGGACGGCGAGCGGACCCGGTACCGGCACGTGCGCACCGTCGTGGTCGGCAACGTCGGCGGCCTGCACGGCGGGTTGTCGCTGTTCCCTGATGCCCAGCCGGATGACGGTGTTCTGGAGGTCGCGGTGCTGGCGCCGCGCACGGCGTTGGGATGGGTACCGGTCGCCGGCCGCCTGCTGCGAGGTCGGGGGCGGGGGTCGTCGTCGGCGCTCGACCGGCGCCGAGGCCGCCACATCGTGGTGTCCGGACAGCATCCGCTGCGGCGTGAAGTGGACGGGGAGCCGCTTGCCGACGGTCCCGTGCTCGACGTCGTGGTCGAGCCGAAGGCGCTGCTGCTCAGAGTCGATCCGGGAGTCGATCGGGGAGTCGATCCGGTCGGCGTGCCCGACCCGGCATGA
- a CDS encoding hemerythrin domain-containing protein yields MDRNAHDDVIAVLTHDHREVQALFTELDRTRGSGDPQRRKDLVDRATIELVRHATAEEQLVYPAVRLNVDGGAELADHELSDHAQIERSLKELNGMQPGDEPFEATLEHLIELVNAHIAEEEGTLFPQLEAVCTADDLVEIGKMVTAAKKLAPTRPHPGAPNTPPANLTAPALGLIDRVRDAFSGRGRRA; encoded by the coding sequence ATGGACCGGAACGCACACGACGACGTCATCGCCGTCCTCACGCACGACCACCGGGAAGTCCAGGCCCTGTTCACCGAGCTGGACCGGACCCGCGGCAGCGGCGATCCGCAGCGTCGCAAGGACCTGGTGGACCGGGCCACGATCGAGCTCGTCCGGCACGCGACCGCCGAGGAGCAGCTGGTCTACCCGGCGGTGCGCCTGAACGTGGACGGCGGCGCGGAACTGGCCGACCACGAGCTCAGCGACCACGCGCAGATCGAGCGCAGCCTGAAGGAGCTCAACGGGATGCAACCCGGCGACGAGCCGTTCGAGGCGACGCTCGAGCACCTGATAGAGCTGGTCAACGCGCACATCGCCGAGGAGGAAGGGACCCTGTTCCCGCAGCTGGAGGCCGTCTGCACCGCCGACGACCTCGTGGAGATCGGCAAGATGGTGACGGCGGCCAAGAAGCTCGCCCCCACCCGGCCGCATCCCGGCGCCCCCAACACCCCGCCCGCCAATCTCACAGCTCCCGCCCTCGGCCTCATCGACCGCGTCCGCGACGCGTTCAGCGGCCGCGGACGCCGGGCCTGA
- a CDS encoding WD40 repeat domain-containing protein, with product MSENAQDDGRWTVAWSTASSPDPRLRFAWDIADAPDTLGTKVVDGRTLVVAEPRGETVRVWDLATGDGRDEPASDFADVVRPGPSTFEFDGQVYTDKPVAPVTVDGRDLKVSCDGLLVRVCDAGTDQQFVEPFRVAPEVVTAVATAVVDGEHLVVATSGDDTHATLWAWELAPREKPGGRITAHAGEVADLATAVVDGRRVIVSCGDSTLRLWDPAAGELVGAPLTGHLDAVNGVATIVLDGRPHAVTTSMDATARLWDLTTGRQVGPCLSRYPAADLTAIPLAERLAVAFSGSTHHLFAVATAKVGDRGVAVVGGTDGAQVWDLATGEARGEPLTEDFVMQVVTADVDGRTIAVTAGGPSRVGLWDLATGASIGELPGEIATEGAVIALAAEEVDGRTVILTARVRLSGGTRIQIWDPVTRTLIAEIMEDPESRMLVGSLTVAVLDGRLCLIAGGIIPKGRGTLLVWDLATRELVGETRVFPSPVSAVIPYPGGREGPDGAGGTNGTDGTGQRDGSLAIGLGLDVAVLTPR from the coding sequence ATGTCAGAGAACGCACAAGACGACGGCCGATGGACGGTCGCGTGGTCCACGGCGTCGTCGCCGGACCCCCGCCTCCGCTTCGCGTGGGACATCGCCGACGCCCCGGACACGCTGGGGACGAAGGTCGTCGACGGCCGCACGCTGGTCGTGGCCGAGCCTCGCGGCGAGACGGTGCGGGTGTGGGATCTGGCCACCGGCGACGGCCGGGACGAGCCCGCGTCCGACTTCGCCGACGTGGTCCGGCCCGGGCCCTCGACGTTCGAATTCGACGGTCAGGTGTACACCGACAAGCCGGTCGCACCCGTCACCGTGGACGGCCGAGACCTCAAGGTGAGCTGCGACGGCCTGCTGGTGCGGGTGTGCGACGCCGGCACCGACCAGCAGTTCGTGGAGCCGTTCCGGGTCGCTCCCGAGGTGGTGACCGCGGTGGCGACGGCCGTGGTGGACGGCGAGCACTTGGTCGTCGCCACCAGCGGCGACGACACGCACGCCACCTTGTGGGCATGGGAACTGGCTCCGCGCGAGAAGCCCGGCGGCCGGATCACCGCGCACGCCGGCGAGGTGGCGGATCTGGCCACCGCGGTCGTGGACGGCCGGCGGGTCATCGTCAGCTGCGGGGACAGCACCCTGCGGCTGTGGGACCCGGCCGCCGGAGAGCTGGTCGGCGCGCCTCTGACCGGTCACCTCGACGCGGTGAACGGCGTCGCCACGATCGTGCTGGACGGCCGACCGCACGCCGTCACCACCAGCATGGACGCCACCGCGCGGCTGTGGGACCTGACCACCGGGCGCCAGGTGGGGCCCTGCCTGAGCAGGTATCCCGCCGCGGACCTGACGGCGATCCCGCTCGCGGAGCGGCTGGCGGTCGCCTTCTCCGGCAGCACGCATCACCTGTTCGCGGTGGCGACCGCGAAGGTCGGCGACCGCGGTGTCGCGGTGGTCGGCGGCACGGACGGAGCCCAGGTGTGGGATCTGGCCACCGGCGAGGCGAGGGGCGAACCGCTGACCGAGGACTTCGTGATGCAGGTGGTGACGGCGGACGTCGACGGCCGAACCATCGCCGTCACGGCCGGCGGCCCCAGCAGAGTCGGGCTGTGGGACCTCGCCACCGGCGCGTCGATCGGGGAACTGCCGGGCGAGATCGCGACCGAGGGGGCGGTGATCGCGCTGGCGGCCGAGGAGGTCGACGGCCGGACCGTCATCCTCACCGCGCGGGTCCGCCTGTCCGGCGGCACCAGGATCCAGATATGGGACCCGGTCACCCGCACGCTGATCGCCGAGATCATGGAAGATCCGGAATCGCGCATGCTGGTCGGCTCGCTCACGGTCGCGGTCCTCGACGGACGCCTCTGCCTCATAGCCGGCGGCATCATCCCGAAGGGCCGCGGAACGCTGCTGGTCTGGGACCTGGCCACCCGCGAGCTGGTGGGGGAAACACGGGTCTTTCCGTCGCCGGTGTCGGCGGTGATCCCGTATCCCGGCGGACGGGAGGGACCCGATGGGGCCGGTGGAACCAATGGAACCGATGGAACTGGTCAACGCGACGGATCACTGGCGATCGGTCTCGGCCTGGATGTGGCGGTACTGACGCCTCGCTGA
- a CDS encoding YihY/virulence factor BrkB family protein, with the protein MSTTTKVPQTRTMSGEELSADDAWRTLRRTGTGTLLRDAFLRLRYGDGFSHARALALQMALTAIPGLIALVGLAQTAHDARWGQALQDTIERVTPPASRAAVHQALENAGDGGRTAVALGLAAALLSLTLAMGQIERGANRIYGLQRDRPALAKYGGAFLRAVLAGIPIACGLALLVFGGTFGSALADTYRWPPSGLHAWDLARWPIGILLALVSAGILFRKAPRRRQPSATWLVFGAAVSLVVWTAATALLAWYVEGSHTFGATYGPLTAVLAFLLWANLSSIALFYGIAFAAQLESRRAGVRSPITADPGD; encoded by the coding sequence ATGTCGACCACGACGAAAGTACCGCAGACCCGGACGATGTCGGGCGAGGAGCTGTCCGCGGATGACGCCTGGCGGACCCTGCGCCGTACCGGGACCGGGACCCTGCTGCGCGACGCGTTCCTGCGCCTGCGCTACGGCGACGGTTTCAGCCACGCGCGCGCCCTGGCGCTGCAGATGGCGCTCACCGCGATCCCGGGCCTGATCGCCTTGGTGGGCCTGGCGCAGACGGCGCACGACGCGCGGTGGGGCCAGGCGTTGCAGGACACCATCGAACGGGTCACGCCCCCGGCCAGCCGCGCCGCCGTGCACCAGGCCCTGGAGAACGCCGGGGACGGCGGCCGCACGGCGGTGGCGCTGGGCCTGGCGGCGGCGCTGCTGTCGCTGACCTTGGCCATGGGTCAGATCGAGCGCGGCGCCAACCGCATCTACGGTCTGCAGCGCGATCGTCCCGCCCTGGCCAAGTACGGTGGCGCGTTCCTGCGCGCGGTGCTCGCCGGAATACCCATCGCGTGCGGTCTGGCGCTGCTGGTCTTCGGCGGGACCTTCGGCAGTGCCCTGGCCGATACGTACCGCTGGCCGCCGAGCGGTCTGCACGCCTGGGACCTGGCGCGCTGGCCGATCGGCATCCTGTTGGCCCTGGTCTCCGCCGGCATCCTGTTCCGCAAGGCGCCGCGCCGCCGCCAGCCCTCGGCGACCTGGCTGGTGTTCGGCGCCGCGGTCTCGTTGGTGGTGTGGACCGCGGCCACCGCGCTGCTGGCGTGGTACGTCGAGGGCAGCCACACCTTCGGCGCCACGTACGGACCACTGACCGCGGTGCTGGCGTTCCTGTTGTGGGCGAACCTGAGCTCCATCGCGCTGTTCTACGGGATCGCGTTCGCCGCGCAGTTGGAGAGCCGCCGCGCCGGGGTCCGCTCGCCGATCACCGCCGACCCCGGCGACTGA
- a CDS encoding phosphatase PAP2 family protein yields MTATTAHAASRRDVRSAAIGLILGAGAILALLVAVGWLVTGPLAHVWPLSAEDGVNRALARHRNPALNGVSGFFSTVANTPSAIALSAVAVIAIRVLTHRWPAALFVATALACEVSVFLVTTLVVDRPRPAVPHLDVAPPTSSFPSGHTAAATALYAAVAVVAWRCGASWPVWLLMAVPCAVGFSRLYRGMHHPSDVVAGAMLGALCVLLADRVVLGDGSARREPISRRGRR; encoded by the coding sequence GTGACCGCGACAACGGCCCACGCGGCCTCGCGGCGCGACGTCCGCAGCGCCGCGATAGGCCTGATCCTCGGCGCCGGCGCCATCCTCGCCCTGCTGGTCGCCGTCGGTTGGCTGGTCACCGGTCCGTTGGCGCACGTGTGGCCGCTGAGCGCCGAGGACGGCGTCAACCGCGCCCTGGCGCGGCACCGGAATCCCGCTCTGAACGGCGTCTCAGGGTTCTTCTCAACAGTTGCGAACACCCCGTCGGCCATCGCGCTCAGCGCCGTGGCGGTCATCGCCATCAGGGTCCTGACCCACCGCTGGCCCGCGGCGCTGTTCGTCGCCACTGCCCTGGCGTGCGAGGTCAGTGTCTTCCTGGTGACCACCTTGGTGGTCGATCGCCCGCGGCCGGCGGTGCCGCACCTGGACGTCGCCCCGCCGACCTCCAGCTTCCCGTCCGGCCACACCGCCGCCGCGACGGCCCTGTACGCGGCCGTCGCCGTCGTGGCCTGGCGGTGCGGCGCCTCCTGGCCGGTGTGGCTGCTGATGGCCGTGCCCTGCGCGGTCGGCTTCTCACGGCTCTACCGGGGAATGCACCACCCCAGCGACGTCGTCGCCGGGGCGATGCTCGGAGCGCTGTGCGTACTGCTCGCCGATCGGGTCGTGCTCGGCGATGGCTCCGCACGGCGCGAGCCGATCAGTCGCCGGGGTCGGCGGTGA
- a CDS encoding phosphatase PAP2 family protein yields MSAPASLRRTVHERFGARLGLTLFVAVPAAALAGLLAVAVESAWDPFRQLDQHTASYLHNHTSGHPLAIKILLRVSDYGGPTPARVLVAVVAIVLWLRGARRLALWAVATMAAGAALDTGLKALVDRARPHLPNPFAHAPGASFPSGHAMASALACGILVLIALPLVGRVGKVVAWTIAALVVFAVGYSRVALGVHWVTDVVGAWLLALALLAASVSAFQTWRVEHGLRRAHPVTEGVEPEEPNEPGELNQPEELDEPEEPTEYEGRASAEQQPLPAETDGSKR; encoded by the coding sequence ATGAGCGCGCCGGCGTCTTTGCGCCGCACCGTGCACGAACGCTTCGGCGCGCGCCTCGGGCTGACGCTGTTCGTCGCCGTCCCGGCCGCCGCACTGGCCGGGCTGCTCGCCGTCGCGGTGGAGAGCGCCTGGGATCCGTTCCGGCAGCTCGACCAACACACCGCGTCCTACCTCCACAACCACACGTCCGGCCATCCGCTCGCCATCAAGATCCTGCTGCGGGTGTCGGACTACGGCGGGCCCACCCCCGCGCGCGTCCTCGTCGCGGTCGTCGCCATCGTGCTGTGGCTGCGCGGTGCGCGCCGTCTGGCGCTGTGGGCGGTCGCGACGATGGCGGCCGGCGCGGCCCTGGACACCGGGCTGAAGGCGCTGGTCGACCGGGCCCGGCCGCACCTGCCGAACCCGTTCGCGCACGCCCCCGGCGCGTCGTTCCCCTCCGGCCACGCCATGGCCTCCGCGCTGGCCTGCGGGATCCTGGTTCTGATCGCACTGCCGCTGGTCGGCAGGGTGGGCAAGGTCGTCGCGTGGACGATCGCGGCGCTGGTCGTGTTCGCGGTCGGATACAGCCGGGTGGCGTTGGGCGTGCACTGGGTCACCGACGTGGTGGGCGCCTGGTTGCTGGCGCTGGCCCTGCTGGCGGCCTCGGTCTCGGCGTTCCAGACCTGGCGGGTCGAGCACGGCCTGCGGCGGGCACATCCGGTGACCGAGGGCGTGGAACCCGAGGAGCCGAACGAGCCCGGGGAACTGAACCAGCCCGAGGAGCTGGACGAGCCCGAGGAGCCGACCGAGTACGAGGGCCGAGCCTCTGCCGAGCAGCAGCCGTTGCCCGCCGAAACCGATGGGAGCAAGCGGTGA
- a CDS encoding serine hydrolase produces the protein MSHESGAAARDEFRDLPQNPSVRHLKLEAKRRLAAGEFTTLHDAQLAVAREHGMRSWAALKQHIEAAQAAQAGQTGQAGQPAEAEASHALDQVRWVLQRYATSDDVPGWTPPAPGELAEHFTEHFLDLVPPETLAKTLGGVAAKLRQELVPVGVAPDRARARVADLRVEATTEQEPPYRLTGLRVYPDGGAVTDARVSRDARPPAASLGPVPEPVPGQIGESAAELGLVGVIAAGDWGTAPTSTSWAHAHGWADLDQDVPLRPEHGFPARAITKLITSTAVLRLVERGVIGLDDPVNARLRSLRLADDTVSVRELLSHTGGVDSPASMWADSVSDPVAVLGAVVGCSGPRGEFAYSNGGYAVLGQLIADLTESSFAEAVTRLVLEPLGMADSWFPQEPPTADSTDVADSTDVASGYRLAQDGTFVPEPLPMFTLQAAGGLWSTGPDLVRFGSAWSTLLPRELADEALRPQASRGETGAEIGLGWLLQYPKQVVGHAGSGPGSSASLIVSVPDGRTSVVLTNRLTTVEAVNVALIRPLA, from the coding sequence TTGTCCCACGAGTCAGGGGCTGCTGCCCGCGACGAATTCCGTGACCTCCCGCAGAACCCGAGCGTTCGCCACCTCAAGCTTGAGGCGAAGCGTCGGCTGGCCGCCGGAGAGTTCACCACCCTGCACGATGCCCAGCTGGCCGTCGCCCGCGAACACGGGATGCGCAGCTGGGCGGCGCTCAAGCAGCACATCGAAGCTGCACAAGCTGCACAGGCCGGTCAGACTGGTCAGGCCGGTCAGCCCGCCGAGGCCGAAGCCAGCCACGCGCTCGACCAGGTGCGCTGGGTCCTCCAGCGCTACGCCACCTCCGACGACGTACCGGGCTGGACCCCGCCTGCTCCCGGCGAGCTGGCCGAGCACTTCACCGAGCACTTCCTGGACCTGGTCCCGCCCGAGACGCTGGCCAAGACCCTCGGCGGGGTGGCGGCCAAGCTGCGGCAGGAGCTGGTCCCGGTCGGCGTCGCACCGGACCGTGCGCGCGCTCGCGTGGCGGACCTGCGGGTCGAGGCCACGACCGAGCAGGAGCCTCCGTACCGGCTCACCGGCCTGCGCGTCTACCCCGACGGCGGAGCCGTCACCGACGCCCGGGTGAGCCGGGACGCCCGGCCGCCGGCCGCGAGCCTCGGCCCGGTCCCCGAGCCGGTGCCCGGCCAGATCGGCGAGTCCGCCGCCGAGCTCGGCCTCGTCGGCGTGATCGCGGCCGGCGACTGGGGCACCGCGCCGACATCCACCTCGTGGGCGCACGCGCACGGCTGGGCCGACCTCGACCAGGACGTGCCGCTGCGGCCCGAGCACGGTTTTCCGGCGCGCGCCATCACCAAGCTCATCACCTCCACTGCGGTGCTGCGGCTGGTGGAGCGCGGCGTCATCGGACTGGACGATCCGGTGAACGCTCGGCTGCGCTCGCTCAGGCTGGCCGATGACACGGTCAGTGTCAGGGAACTGCTTTCGCACACCGGAGGCGTCGACAGCCCGGCGTCGATGTGGGCTGATTCCGTCTCCGATCCCGTCGCCGTGCTCGGGGCGGTGGTCGGCTGCTCCGGGCCGCGTGGGGAGTTCGCCTACAGCAACGGCGGCTACGCGGTGCTCGGGCAATTGATCGCCGACCTGACCGAGTCCTCCTTCGCCGAGGCGGTCACCCGGCTGGTGCTCGAACCGCTGGGGATGGCCGACTCGTGGTTCCCGCAGGAGCCTCCGACGGCGGACTCGACGGACGTGGCCGACTCGACGGACGTGGCCTCCGGGTATCGGTTGGCGCAGGACGGCACGTTCGTCCCCGAGCCGCTGCCGATGTTCACGCTCCAAGCCGCGGGAGGACTCTGGTCCACCGGCCCGGATCTGGTCCGCTTCGGCTCGGCCTGGTCCACGCTGCTGCCCCGGGAGCTCGCGGACGAGGCGCTGCGTCCGCAGGCCTCGCGCGGTGAGACAGGTGCGGAGATCGGGCTCGGCTGGCTGTTGCAGTATCCGAAGCAGGTCGTCGGCCACGCCGGGAGCGGCCCCGGGTCGTCGGCCTCGCTGATCGTGAGCGTGCCGGACGGGCGGACCAGCGTCGTGCTGACCAACCGGTTGACGACGGTCGAGGCGGTCAACGTCGCGCTGATCCGGCCGCTGGCATGA
- a CDS encoding STAS domain-containing protein, protein MDFSTSTRHDDGRVVLTVAGDVDLAAHARFQADLDQAWDGSTDLVIDCSQVDFLDSMGLRVLVHARQRAVDNGRDLVVAAPSEPVLRVLELAGVAELFSVKGPVAED, encoded by the coding sequence ATGGACTTCTCCACCAGCACCAGACACGACGACGGCCGCGTGGTGCTCACCGTCGCCGGCGACGTGGACCTCGCCGCGCACGCCCGCTTCCAGGCCGACCTCGACCAGGCCTGGGACGGCTCGACGGACCTGGTCATCGACTGCTCGCAGGTCGACTTCCTGGACTCCATGGGACTGCGCGTCCTGGTGCACGCCCGGCAGCGCGCCGTCGACAACGGCCGCGACCTCGTCGTCGCGGCCCCGTCGGAGCCGGTGCTGCGGGTCCTGGAACTCGCCGGCGTCGCGGAGCTCTTCTCGGTCAAGGGGCCGGTCGCGGAGGACTAG
- a CDS encoding DNA-formamidopyrimidine glycosylase family protein translates to MPEGDSVFRAAAQLHEALAGDELVVADLRVPALATSDLTGRRVLETVARGKHLLTRLDGDLTLHTHLRMDGRWAVYPAGERWSGGPGWQIRAVLGTARNTAVGYRLPVVELLPTTEESTVVGHLGPDLLGPDWDAQEALRRLSADPLRPLGLALLDQRNLAGVGNVYANELSFLARVPPWRPVGEVPGLEKVVDTAHRLLTLNRLRVGHVTTGDTRADRRNWVYGRARQPCRRCGTRILTSSLGEPPQDRVVYWCPRCQPER, encoded by the coding sequence GTGCCCGAGGGTGATTCGGTGTTCCGCGCCGCCGCGCAGCTCCACGAAGCGCTGGCGGGCGACGAGCTCGTCGTCGCGGATCTGCGTGTCCCGGCGCTGGCCACGTCGGATCTGACCGGGCGCCGCGTGCTGGAGACGGTGGCTCGCGGGAAGCATCTGCTGACCAGGCTCGACGGCGACCTGACGCTCCACACGCATTTGCGAATGGACGGACGCTGGGCCGTCTACCCGGCCGGCGAACGCTGGAGCGGCGGCCCGGGGTGGCAGATCCGCGCCGTCCTGGGCACCGCGCGCAACACCGCGGTCGGGTATCGGCTGCCCGTGGTCGAACTGCTGCCGACGACCGAGGAGTCGACCGTCGTCGGACACCTCGGCCCGGACCTGCTGGGCCCGGACTGGGACGCGCAGGAGGCGCTGCGCCGGCTGTCCGCCGATCCGCTGCGGCCGCTGGGTCTGGCCCTGCTGGACCAGCGGAATCTGGCAGGCGTGGGCAACGTCTACGCCAACGAACTCAGCTTCCTGGCCCGCGTCCCGCCCTGGCGGCCGGTGGGGGAGGTGCCCGGCTTGGAGAAGGTGGTGGACACGGCGCACCGGCTGCTGACGCTCAACCGGCTGCGCGTCGGACACGTCACCACCGGCGACACCCGCGCCGACCGCCGGAACTGGGTCTACGGCCGGGCCCGCCAGCCGTGCCGGCGGTGCGGGACGCGGATTCTGACGTCGAGCCTGGGGGAGCCGCCGCAGGACCGGGTCGTGTACTGGTGTCCGCGCTGCCAGCCGGAGCGGTGA
- a CDS encoding sugar:proton symporter yields MVMHHTTSRVGSTGVTSRVLVTALGAAGLIVGAFLNWTRNTQGTHVSWRSVYQDSFAGTNDIVQSIGGASILLGLIAVLGLADASGWLVRLAGAVGIVGSVLFIIQVQRSSEHSMQIGLWFALAGSVLCVLGGLSGSERRPVIIEE; encoded by the coding sequence ATGGTGATGCATCACACGACGTCAAGGGTCGGATCCACCGGTGTCACATCCCGGGTCCTGGTCACGGCGCTGGGCGCCGCGGGCCTGATCGTGGGCGCGTTTCTGAACTGGACGCGGAACACGCAGGGCACGCACGTGTCCTGGCGCTCGGTGTACCAGGACTCCTTCGCCGGCACCAACGACATCGTGCAGTCGATCGGCGGAGCGTCGATCCTGCTCGGTCTGATCGCGGTGCTCGGCCTGGCCGACGCGAGCGGCTGGCTGGTCCGGCTGGCCGGTGCCGTGGGCATCGTCGGTTCGGTCCTGTTCATCATCCAGGTCCAGCGGTCGTCCGAGCACAGCATGCAGATCGGGCTGTGGTTCGCGCTGGCCGGCTCGGTCCTGTGCGTGCTGGGCGGCCTCTCCGGCTCCGAACGGCGGCCCGTGATCATCGAGGAGTGA
- a CDS encoding helix-turn-helix transcriptional regulator, whose protein sequence is MTHGSDGVWTLLTGHGHVLVAIAKNPRSRVSDLSREAGLTERTTLGIINDLESAGYISRHRTGRRTTYTVHRDRGFRHSSQEGLVVGPLLEVLAQTSEEDPAPRSEESGPA, encoded by the coding sequence ATGACGCACGGCTCCGACGGCGTGTGGACGTTGCTGACCGGGCACGGCCACGTGTTGGTGGCGATCGCCAAGAACCCCCGTTCCAGGGTCAGCGACCTGAGCCGCGAAGCCGGCCTGACCGAGCGCACGACCCTGGGCATCATCAACGACCTGGAATCGGCCGGCTACATCAGCCGCCACCGCACCGGGCGCCGGACGACGTACACCGTGCACCGGGACCGCGGTTTCCGTCACAGCTCGCAGGAGGGGCTTGTCGTCGGGCCCCTGCTGGAGGTTCTGGCGCAGACGTCCGAGGAGGACCCGGCGCCTCGGTCAGAGGAGTCCGGGCCCGCCTGA
- a CDS encoding putative Ig domain-containing protein: protein MVNATLALLASTVSTVSTAAVLVGVAAGSAAAKADTAYPPPSIRLQCPAADGEALHGSVCALPPGVTTAPDGYSATVAVAKAGAAGATVTYALTAGSLPPGLTLPAQSSSLGTVISGNPTQAGTFDFTLKATDGNLTSTLAYQITVTVRGLPDQLQCGTADGSFLINGACVLPDSIAGRAYQGHLPTSHNAGGTIGIVSGALPAGLSLSSAFGPSGALVSGTPATASNVNNTYNFTVQGTGDLGQPLYQAYQITVDPDQPLSIVLPGIGSTLSSGTVGEAYAQNFFLSGGAAPYTWAVVGGQLPPGLAVQTFSDPRDADDELAGTPTTAGTYTFTVRLTDFIGQQATQQFSLTITP, encoded by the coding sequence ATGGTGAACGCCACGCTCGCGCTTCTGGCGAGCACGGTGAGTACGGTGAGTACGGCGGCGGTGTTGGTGGGGGTGGCTGCCGGATCGGCGGCGGCCAAGGCCGACACCGCCTACCCGCCCCCGAGTATTCGACTGCAGTGTCCGGCGGCCGACGGCGAGGCGCTGCACGGCAGCGTCTGCGCGCTGCCGCCCGGAGTCACGACGGCGCCCGACGGCTACTCCGCGACCGTCGCGGTGGCCAAGGCCGGTGCCGCCGGAGCCACCGTCACGTACGCCCTGACCGCCGGCAGCCTCCCGCCCGGCCTGACCCTGCCGGCCCAGTCTTCGAGCCTCGGCACCGTCATCAGCGGGAACCCCACGCAGGCCGGAACGTTCGACTTCACCCTCAAGGCGACCGACGGAAACCTGACTTCCACGCTTGCCTACCAGATCACGGTCACCGTGCGGGGCCTGCCGGACCAGTTGCAGTGCGGCACCGCCGACGGCAGCTTCCTGATCAACGGGGCCTGCGTACTGCCCGACTCCATCGCGGGCCGGGCCTACCAGGGCCACCTGCCCACCAGCCACAACGCAGGCGGCACGATCGGCATCGTTAGCGGCGCGTTACCAGCCGGGCTGTCCCTGTCCTCCGCCTTCGGACCGTCCGGCGCGCTCGTCAGCGGGACGCCCGCCACGGCGTCGAACGTCAACAACACCTACAACTTCACCGTGCAGGGCACCGGCGACCTGGGTCAGCCTCTGTACCAGGCGTATCAGATCACTGTCGATCCCGACCAGCCGCTGAGCATCGTGCTGCCCGGCATCGGCTCGACGCTCAGCTCGGGGACGGTCGGCGAGGCGTACGCGCAGAACTTCTTCCTGTCCGGCGGGGCCGCGCCGTACACCTGGGCCGTCGTCGGCGGGCAGCTGCCGCCGGGCCTCGCGGTGCAGACGTTCAGCGACCCGCGTGACGCCGACGACGAACTCGCCGGAACGCCGACGACGGCGGGCACTTACACCTTCACCGTGCGGCTCACCGACTTCATCGGGCAGCAGGCCACCCAGCAGTTCAGCCTGACCATCACTCCTTGA